In the Pseudomonas sp. ADAK2 genome, one interval contains:
- a CDS encoding NADH:ubiquinone oxidoreductase, whose product MRLMGLSLLLALTSGEVLAQACVVHSTAERLDVKVCQQNRNIPEKLFADGFCQPNLPGQKVEVQYVDQCPTGAFGVCSNAQVANMPYRQDIHYYGVATDATYLQPFCEAQSQGHWLKP is encoded by the coding sequence ATGCGGTTGATGGGATTGTCGTTGCTATTGGCATTGACGTCGGGCGAGGTGTTGGCCCAGGCGTGTGTGGTCCATAGCACGGCGGAACGGCTCGATGTGAAAGTCTGCCAGCAGAACCGCAACATCCCGGAAAAACTTTTCGCTGACGGCTTCTGCCAGCCGAATCTTCCCGGGCAGAAAGTCGAGGTGCAATACGTCGACCAATGCCCCACCGGCGCTTTCGGGGTGTGCAGCAACGCCCAAGTCGCCAATATGCCCTACCGCCAGGATATTCACTATTACGGCGTGGCCACCGATGCGACGTATTTGCAGCCGTTTTGCGAGGCACAGAGCCAGGGTCACTGGCTCAAGCCCTAG
- a CDS encoding cation:proton antiporter: protein MHAISFIQDLAVIMLVAGVVTVLFHRFKQPVVLGYIVAGFIIGPHTPPFGLIHDEETIKTLAELGVIFLMFCLGLEFSLRKLFKVGATAFIAAFLEIVLMIWIGYEIGRWFDWNTMDSLFLGAILAISSTTIIVKALNDLKMKNERFAQLIFGVLIVEDILGIGIIALLSSIAVSGTVSSGEVFSTVGKLSLFMIVALVIGILLVPRLLAYVAKFESNEMLLITVLGLCFGFCLLVVKLEYSMVLGAFLIGAIMAESRQLLKIERLIEPVRDLFSAIFFVAIGLMLDPLILLQYAWPIAVITVAVVLGKMLSCGLGAFIAGNDGRTSLRVGMGLSQIGEFSFIIAALGMTLQVTSNFLYPVAVAVSVITTLLTPYLIRAADPLSIKLAAVMPGRLSRVLGMYGEWLRSIQPQGEGALLASMIRRILLQVGVNLALVIAIFFSGAFFAERMSVYLQAWISEPSWQKALIWGGALLLSLPFLIAAYRKLKALSMLLAEMGVKPEMAGRHTQRVRRVIAEVIPILSLLVIFLLLAALSASILPTNKLLVLIAVVTAAVAALLWRWFIRVHTRMQVALLETLDNHKDASGH, encoded by the coding sequence ATGCATGCCATCAGTTTCATCCAGGATTTGGCAGTGATCATGTTGGTCGCGGGTGTGGTGACCGTGCTCTTTCACCGGTTCAAGCAACCGGTGGTCCTCGGCTACATCGTCGCCGGCTTCATCATCGGCCCGCACACACCGCCGTTCGGCCTGATCCACGATGAAGAGACCATCAAGACCCTCGCCGAACTCGGGGTGATTTTCCTGATGTTCTGCCTGGGCCTGGAGTTCAGCCTGCGCAAACTGTTCAAGGTCGGCGCCACAGCGTTTATCGCGGCGTTCCTGGAAATCGTGCTGATGATCTGGATCGGCTATGAAATCGGCCGCTGGTTCGACTGGAACACCATGGATTCGCTGTTCCTCGGCGCGATCCTGGCGATTTCCTCAACCACTATCATCGTCAAGGCCCTCAACGACCTGAAGATGAAGAACGAGCGTTTCGCCCAATTGATCTTCGGCGTGCTGATTGTCGAAGACATCCTCGGCATCGGCATCATCGCCTTGCTGTCGAGCATCGCCGTCAGCGGCACCGTCAGCTCGGGCGAAGTGTTCTCCACGGTCGGCAAACTCTCGCTGTTCATGATCGTCGCACTGGTCATCGGCATCCTGCTGGTGCCGCGGCTGTTGGCCTACGTGGCTAAATTCGAAAGCAACGAGATGTTGCTGATCACTGTACTGGGCCTGTGTTTCGGCTTCTGCCTGCTGGTGGTCAAGCTCGAATACAGCATGGTCCTCGGCGCCTTCCTGATTGGCGCGATCATGGCCGAATCCCGGCAATTGCTGAAAATCGAACGCTTGATCGAGCCGGTTCGCGACCTGTTCAGCGCGATTTTCTTCGTCGCCATCGGGTTGATGCTCGACCCGCTGATCCTGCTGCAATACGCCTGGCCGATCGCGGTGATTACCGTGGCGGTGGTGTTGGGCAAGATGTTGTCCTGCGGCCTCGGCGCCTTTATCGCCGGCAATGACGGACGCACCTCACTGCGTGTCGGGATGGGTCTGTCACAGATTGGCGAATTTTCCTTCATCATTGCCGCGTTGGGCATGACGCTGCAGGTCACCAGCAATTTCCTCTATCCAGTGGCCGTGGCGGTGTCGGTGATTACCACGCTGCTGACGCCATACCTGATCCGCGCCGCCGACCCACTGTCGATCAAGCTCGCAGCGGTCATGCCGGGGCGCCTGAGCCGCGTGCTGGGGATGTATGGCGAATGGCTGCGCAGCATTCAGCCGCAAGGCGAGGGCGCGCTGCTGGCGTCGATGATTCGGCGGATTCTGTTGCAGGTGGGGGTCAATCTGGCGCTGGTGATCGCGATCTTCTTTTCGGGCGCGTTTTTCGCCGAGCGCATGTCGGTGTACCTGCAAGCCTGGATCAGCGAGCCGAGTTGGCAGAAAGCGTTGATCTGGGGCGGGGCGTTGCTGTTGTCGCTGCCGTTCCTGATCGCTGCCTATCGCAAGCTCAAGGCGCTGTCGATGCTGTTGGCGGAGATGGGCGTGAAACCGGAGATGGCTGGCCGTCACACGCAGCGAGTGCGCCGGGTAATCGCCGAAGTGATCCCGATCCTCTCGCTGCTGGTGATTTTCCTGCTGCTGGCAGCCTTGTCGGCCAGTATTCTGCCGACCAACAAGTTGCTGGTGCTGATCGCCGTGGTCACGGCCGCCGTAGCGGCGCTGCTCTGGCGCTGGTTCATCCGCGTGCACACGCGCATGCAGGTGGCCTTGCTGGAAACCCTGGACAACCACAAGGATGCGTCCGGGCATTGA
- a CDS encoding SMI1/KNR4 family protein, with protein sequence MEEIIEQLREANEPVPVPLELPDEDQIVEIEEQLFIDIPFVFREFLLTVSDVVYGSLEPVTVTDPQSHTYLPDVAANAWDAGVDRSMIPICQDGDDYYLVEEDGTVVLWQAEEELIAEETWESVWHWARDVWLES encoded by the coding sequence GTGGAAGAAATCATCGAACAACTGCGTGAAGCCAACGAACCGGTACCGGTCCCCTTGGAGTTGCCCGACGAAGATCAGATCGTGGAAATCGAAGAACAGCTGTTCATCGACATCCCGTTCGTCTTCAGAGAATTTTTGCTGACCGTCAGCGATGTGGTCTACGGCAGCCTGGAGCCGGTCACCGTGACCGACCCGCAATCCCACACCTACCTGCCGGACGTTGCCGCCAACGCCTGGGACGCGGGTGTTGACCGCAGCATGATCCCGATCTGCCAGGACGGTGACGACTACTACCTGGTCGAAGAAGACGGCACCGTGGTGCTGTGGCAAGCCGAAGAAGAACTGATTGCCGAAGAAACCTGGGAATCGGTTTGGCACTGGGCGCGGGACGTCTGGCTGGAAAGCTGA
- a CDS encoding DUF3301 domain-containing protein codes for MLTLGNIFVLMLLATGAAWLWHNHGLRERALERVKQHCAKLEIELLDGNVALKKIGFIKDANGRRRLARVYNFEFTVTGETRHTGTITQFGAHSAQIELAPYPMPFDDTPPVVEVVKPRGEVIEMSQWRQEHTKWRP; via the coding sequence ATGCTGACCCTTGGAAATATCTTCGTGCTGATGCTGCTCGCCACTGGCGCCGCATGGCTGTGGCATAACCATGGCTTGCGCGAGCGCGCGCTGGAGCGGGTCAAGCAGCATTGCGCCAAGCTCGAAATCGAGTTGCTCGATGGCAACGTGGCGCTGAAAAAGATCGGCTTTATCAAAGATGCCAACGGTCGTCGACGGCTGGCGCGGGTGTATAACTTCGAGTTCACCGTGACTGGCGAAACCCGTCATACCGGGACCATTACCCAATTCGGTGCGCACAGCGCGCAGATTGAGCTGGCACCCTACCCGATGCCGTTTGACGACACGCCGCCAGTGGTCGAGGTGGTGAAACCGCGGGGTGAAGTGATTGAGATGAGTCAGTGGCGGCAGGAACACACGAAGTGGCGTCCGTGA
- the uvrD gene encoding DNA helicase II, which produces MRDDLSLLLNSLNDAQRQAVAASVGRQLVLAGAGSGKTRVLVHRIAWLIQVENASPHSILSVTFTNKAAAEMRHRIEQLMGLNPAGMWVGTFHGLAHRLLRAHWQEAKLSQTFQILDSDDQQRLVKRVIRELGLDEQRWPARQAQWFINGQKDEGLRPQHIQASGDLFLATMRSIYEAYEAACVRAGVIDFSELLLRALDLWRDNPGLLAHYQKRFRHILVDEFQDTNAVQYAWLRLLAKGGDSLMVVGDDDQSIYGWRGAKIENIYQYSDDFPDAETIRLEQNYRSTAGILKAANALIANNTGRMGKELWTDGGEGEAINLYAAFNEHDEARYVVETIESALKTGLARSDIAILYRSNAQSRVLEEALLRERIPYRIYGGQRFFERAEIKNAMAYLRLLEGRGNDAALERVINVPARGIGEKTVEAIRDHARHSDVSMWEAMRLLVANKGLTGRAAGALGAFIELIENLAAKCMDMPLHLMTQTVIEQSGLIAYHEAEKGEKGQARVENLEELVSAARNFENAEEDEDLSPLSAFLGHASLEAGDTQADEHEDSIQLMTLHSAKGLEFPYVFLVGMEEGLFPHKMSLEEPGRLEEERRLAYVGITRAMQNLVMTYAETRRLYGSETYNKVSRFVREVPKGLIQEVRLSNSVSRPFGGGQQQSSSSLFGGSEIPDTGFSLGQAVRHSVFGDGVILNFEGAGAQARVQVNFGEGSKWLMLGYAKLEAI; this is translated from the coding sequence ATGCGCGATGATCTCTCCCTTTTGCTGAACTCCCTCAACGATGCCCAACGTCAGGCCGTAGCTGCCTCCGTGGGTCGTCAGTTGGTCCTGGCCGGTGCTGGCTCCGGTAAAACCCGAGTGCTGGTGCACCGTATCGCCTGGTTGATCCAGGTCGAAAACGCCTCACCCCACTCCATCCTGTCGGTGACCTTCACCAATAAGGCTGCTGCGGAAATGCGTCATCGCATCGAGCAGTTGATGGGGCTGAACCCGGCCGGCATGTGGGTCGGCACCTTCCACGGCCTGGCGCACCGATTGCTGCGGGCGCACTGGCAGGAAGCCAAGCTGAGCCAGACCTTCCAGATTCTCGACAGCGACGACCAGCAACGGCTGGTCAAGCGGGTGATCCGCGAGCTGGGCCTGGACGAACAACGCTGGCCGGCCCGTCAGGCCCAATGGTTCATCAACGGGCAGAAAGACGAAGGTCTGCGCCCGCAACACATTCAAGCCAGTGGCGACCTGTTCCTGGCCACCATGCGCAGCATTTATGAAGCCTACGAGGCCGCATGCGTGCGCGCTGGCGTCATCGACTTCTCCGAACTGCTGCTGCGCGCCCTCGACCTGTGGCGCGACAATCCAGGTCTGCTGGCGCATTACCAGAAGCGCTTCCGGCACATTCTGGTGGACGAGTTCCAGGACACCAACGCCGTGCAGTACGCCTGGTTGCGCCTACTGGCCAAGGGCGGCGACAGCCTGATGGTGGTCGGCGACGACGACCAGTCGATCTACGGCTGGCGCGGGGCGAAAATCGAGAACATCTATCAGTACTCCGACGACTTCCCGGACGCGGAAACCATTCGTCTGGAACAAAACTATCGCTCCACCGCCGGCATCCTCAAGGCCGCCAACGCCCTGATCGCGAACAACACCGGGCGCATGGGCAAAGAGTTGTGGACCGATGGCGGCGAAGGCGAAGCCATCAACTTGTACGCCGCATTCAACGAGCACGATGAAGCACGCTACGTGGTGGAAACCATCGAAAGCGCGCTGAAAACCGGCTTGGCCCGCAGCGATATCGCGATTTTGTACCGCTCCAACGCCCAATCCCGCGTTTTGGAAGAAGCGTTACTGCGCGAGCGCATTCCGTATCGCATTTATGGCGGTCAGCGCTTCTTCGAGCGGGCGGAAATCAAGAACGCCATGGCGTACCTGCGCTTGCTGGAAGGTCGTGGCAACGATGCGGCACTGGAGCGGGTGATCAACGTTCCGGCTCGCGGCATCGGCGAGAAAACCGTCGAAGCGATTCGCGACCACGCCCGTCACAGCGATGTGTCGATGTGGGAAGCCATGCGCCTGTTGGTCGCCAATAAAGGCCTGACCGGTCGTGCAGCCGGTGCGCTCGGGGCGTTTATCGAACTGATCGAGAACCTCGCCGCCAAGTGCATGGACATGCCGCTGCACTTGATGACCCAGACCGTCATCGAGCAGTCGGGGCTGATTGCCTATCACGAAGCGGAAAAAGGCGAAAAAGGCCAGGCTCGGGTAGAAAACCTTGAGGAACTGGTCAGCGCCGCGCGCAACTTCGAAAACGCTGAAGAAGACGAAGACCTGTCGCCGCTGTCAGCATTCCTCGGCCATGCGTCGCTGGAAGCTGGCGACACTCAGGCCGACGAGCATGAAGACAGCATTCAGTTGATGACCCTGCACAGCGCCAAAGGCCTGGAATTCCCTTACGTGTTCCTGGTGGGCATGGAAGAAGGCCTGTTCCCGCACAAGATGAGCCTGGAAGAACCCGGTCGTCTTGAAGAGGAGCGCCGCCTGGCCTACGTCGGTATCACCCGGGCCATGCAGAATCTGGTGATGACCTACGCTGAAACCCGACGCCTGTACGGCAGCGAGACCTACAACAAGGTCTCGCGTTTCGTACGGGAAGTGCCGAAAGGCCTGATCCAGGAAGTGCGGCTGTCCAACAGCGTCAGCCGTCCGTTCGGCGGCGGTCAGCAGCAGAGTTCCAGCAGTCTGTTCGGCGGCAGCGAGATCCCGGACACCGGTTTCAGCCTGGGCCAGGCCGTGCGGCATTCGGTGTTTGGCGACGGCGTGATCCTGAACTTCGAAGGCGCCGGAGCCCAGGCTCGGGTGCAGGTGAATTTTGGTGAAGGCAGCAAGTGGTTGATGCTGGGTTACGCGAAGCTGGAAGCGATCTAG
- the pdxY gene encoding pyridoxal kinase PdxY, producing the protein MKRTPHLLAIQSHVVFGHAGNSAAVFPMQRVGVNVWPLNTVQFSNHTQYGQWAGEILPPHQIPELVEGIAAIGELGSCDAVLSGYLGSAAQGRAILTGVARIKSVNPKALYLCDPVMGHPEKGCSVPAEVSDFLLEEAAAVADFMCPNQLELDSFSGRKPQSLFDCLAMARALLARGPKAVLVKHLDYPGKPEEVFEMLLVTAEGSWHLRRPLLAFPRQPVGVGDLTSGLFLARILLGDSLVAAFEFTAAAVHEVLLETQACASYELELVRAQDRIAHPRVRFEATPISL; encoded by the coding sequence ATGAAACGTACGCCCCATCTGCTCGCCATCCAGTCCCACGTGGTGTTCGGCCACGCTGGCAACAGCGCCGCGGTTTTCCCGATGCAGCGGGTCGGGGTGAATGTCTGGCCGCTCAACACTGTGCAATTCTCCAATCACACGCAATACGGGCAATGGGCGGGTGAAATATTGCCGCCTCATCAAATCCCCGAACTGGTGGAAGGGATCGCGGCGATTGGCGAGTTGGGCAGCTGCGATGCAGTGCTGTCCGGTTATCTTGGCAGTGCGGCGCAGGGCCGGGCGATCCTCACGGGCGTGGCGCGGATCAAGTCGGTCAACCCGAAGGCGCTGTACCTGTGCGACCCGGTGATGGGCCACCCGGAGAAGGGTTGCAGCGTGCCGGCCGAGGTCAGTGACTTCCTGCTGGAGGAAGCGGCCGCCGTGGCAGACTTCATGTGCCCGAATCAGTTGGAGCTGGACAGCTTCTCGGGGCGCAAGCCACAGTCGCTGTTCGATTGCCTGGCCATGGCGCGAGCGTTGTTGGCGCGCGGTCCGAAGGCGGTGCTGGTCAAACACCTGGATTATCCCGGCAAGCCTGAAGAGGTGTTCGAGATGCTGCTGGTGACCGCTGAGGGAAGTTGGCATTTGCGTAGGCCGTTGCTGGCGTTCCCGCGTCAGCCGGTAGGTGTCGGTGACCTGACGTCCGGGTTGTTCCTGGCCCGTATTCTGTTGGGGGACAGCCTGGTGGCGGCGTTCGAATTCACCGCAGCCGCCGTGCATGAAGTGCTGCTGGAAACCCAGGCTTGTGCCAGCTATGAGCTGGAACTGGTGCGGGCGCAGGACCGGATCGCGCATCCGCGGGTGCGGTTCGAAGCAACGCCGATCAGTCTTTAA
- a CDS encoding DUF1826 domain-containing protein, which produces MLTLTRPIRQHHDASPKVLTKILQDDANLAVWQRQLPVHIADFGRLLLSLNEPLAEALSLELANEDAAPNLKGLASSFSDLEGYEGFIADVSWLVSAFACLLGAKRIGLRLRVLDKAMCPRFHVDHVPVRLITTYAGVGSQWLKEGAMDRRQLGKPEAEPQSQIQQVSSGDVALLKGEKWHGNEGFGLIHRSPEPAPGERRLILTLDWLN; this is translated from the coding sequence ATGCTGACCCTGACTCGGCCAATACGGCAGCACCACGACGCGAGCCCGAAAGTGCTGACAAAAATCCTGCAAGACGACGCCAATCTCGCCGTCTGGCAGCGCCAACTTCCGGTGCATATCGCCGATTTCGGCCGTTTGCTGCTGTCACTGAACGAACCATTGGCTGAGGCGTTGTCTCTGGAACTCGCCAATGAAGACGCTGCGCCCAACCTCAAAGGACTGGCCTCAAGTTTCAGCGACCTCGAAGGCTACGAAGGCTTTATCGCCGACGTCTCCTGGCTGGTCAGCGCCTTCGCCTGTTTGTTGGGTGCAAAGCGCATCGGCCTGCGCCTGCGAGTGCTGGACAAGGCCATGTGCCCACGCTTCCATGTCGATCACGTGCCGGTTCGGCTGATCACCACCTATGCCGGCGTCGGCAGCCAGTGGCTGAAAGAAGGCGCGATGGATCGCCGGCAACTGGGCAAACCGGAAGCTGAACCGCAGTCGCAGATTCAGCAAGTCAGCAGCGGCGATGTGGCGCTACTCAAAGGCGAGAAATGGCACGGCAATGAAGGTTTCGGTTTGATCCATCGCTCGCCGGAACCGGCACCAGGCGAGCGTCGGTTGATCCTGACACTCGACTGGCTCAACTAG
- a CDS encoding EamA family transporter, which produces MGSGFFSSWTFWALLSAVFAAMTAIFAKIGIENVNSDFATLLRTMVVLVSLALILYATGQYQSLGSISARSYLFLLLSGLATGASWICYFRALKLGPASLVAPVDKLSVVLVAVLGVILLGERLDLRQWGGIGLITAGVVMLALRR; this is translated from the coding sequence ATGGGATCAGGCTTTTTTTCCTCCTGGACATTCTGGGCCCTGTTGTCGGCGGTATTCGCTGCCATGACCGCCATCTTTGCGAAGATCGGCATCGAAAACGTCAATTCCGACTTCGCCACGCTCCTGCGCACAATGGTGGTGCTCGTCAGCCTGGCCTTGATTTTGTATGCCACGGGCCAATATCAGTCATTAGGATCAATCTCTGCCAGAAGCTATCTGTTCCTGCTGCTGTCGGGGCTGGCGACCGGTGCGTCATGGATCTGCTACTTCCGTGCGCTCAAACTCGGCCCGGCCTCGTTGGTCGCTCCCGTCGACAAACTCAGCGTGGTGCTGGTAGCGGTGCTTGGGGTGATCCTGCTGGGCGAAAGACTTGACCTGCGCCAATGGGGCGGCATCGGGTTGATCACGGCCGGTGTGGTCATGCTAGCGCTGCGACGCTAG
- the zigA gene encoding zinc metallochaperone GTPase ZigA — protein MPHRLPVTVLSGFLGAGKSTLLNYVLRNRENLRVAVIVNDMSEINIDGSEVQRDVSLNRAEEKLVEMSNGCICCTLREDLLEEVSKLARDGRFDYLLIESTGISEPLPVAETFTFRDEEGQSLADIARLDTMVTVVDGMNFLLDYQAAESLASRGETLGEEDERSITDLLIEQIEFADVILISKIDLISSSERQELIAILERLNSQAEIIPMVMGEIPLEKILNTGRFDFEKAAQAPGWLQELRGEHVAETEEYGIASTAYRARRPFHPQRFFSFIDRPWVNGKLLRSKGFFWLASKHMDAGSWSQAGGLMRHGFAGRWWRFVPKTQWPQDEESTAGIMENWTASTGDCRQELVFIGQNIDFAQLTAELDNCLLTDDEMAQGIESWRLLPDPFGPWHEEAA, from the coding sequence ATGCCCCATCGTCTTCCCGTGACCGTCCTGTCGGGCTTTCTCGGCGCCGGCAAGAGTACGTTGCTCAATTACGTACTACGTAATCGCGAAAACCTGCGCGTTGCCGTGATCGTTAATGACATGAGCGAAATCAACATCGACGGCAGCGAAGTCCAACGCGATGTCAGCCTGAACCGCGCCGAAGAAAAACTCGTGGAAATGAGCAACGGCTGCATTTGCTGCACCCTGCGCGAAGACTTGTTGGAGGAGGTCAGCAAACTCGCCAGGGACGGTCGGTTCGATTACCTGCTGATTGAATCCACCGGCATTTCCGAGCCGCTGCCCGTGGCGGAAACCTTCACCTTCCGCGACGAAGAAGGCCAGAGCCTGGCCGACATCGCGCGGCTCGACACCATGGTCACCGTGGTCGATGGCATGAACTTCCTGCTCGACTACCAGGCCGCCGAAAGCCTCGCGTCCCGCGGCGAAACCCTGGGCGAGGAGGACGAACGCTCAATCACTGACCTGCTGATTGAGCAGATCGAATTCGCCGATGTAATCCTGATCAGCAAGATCGATTTGATCAGCAGCAGCGAGCGCCAGGAGCTGATCGCGATCCTCGAACGGCTTAACTCACAGGCGGAAATCATCCCGATGGTCATGGGCGAAATTCCGCTGGAAAAGATCCTCAACACCGGCCGCTTCGACTTCGAAAAAGCCGCCCAGGCGCCAGGCTGGTTGCAGGAATTGCGCGGCGAACACGTGGCGGAAACCGAAGAATATGGCATCGCCTCGACGGCCTATCGCGCGCGTCGGCCGTTTCATCCCCAGCGTTTTTTCAGCTTTATCGACCGCCCATGGGTCAACGGCAAACTACTGCGCTCCAAGGGTTTTTTCTGGCTGGCCAGCAAGCACATGGACGCCGGCAGCTGGTCCCAGGCTGGTGGCTTGATGCGCCACGGATTCGCCGGACGCTGGTGGCGTTTCGTGCCGAAAACCCAATGGCCGCAGGATGAAGAAAGCACTGCCGGGATCATGGAAAACTGGACCGCCAGCACCGGTGATTGCCGTCAGGAACTGGTGTTCATCGGCCAGAACATCGACTTCGCGCAACTCACCGCCGAACTCGACAACTGCCTGCTGACCGACGATGAAATGGCCCAAGGGATCGAGAGCTGGCGCCTGTTGCCGGATCCGTTTGGCCCTTGGCACGAAGAGGCGGCCTGA
- a CDS encoding Tim44 domain-containing protein, whose protein sequence is MKRFLSIAMALCIGLTMSLDANAKRFGGGKSAGAAPTHQTSQMAPSSAAGGAAATAGAAGAAGAAAKAGGASRWLGPLAGLAAGGLLASMFMGGGFQGMQIFDILIMAVIAFLIFRFIAARRRKQQEHLAPAGAPMHRETFENKPAGGSIFGGSAAPAARPVINAPAWFNEQNFIEAARNHFQSLQQHWDANEMDKIAEFVTPQMLEFLKRERADLGDGFQSTYIDNLNVQLDGVDDRADKTIATLTFSGVSKTSRFDQGEVFSESWNMERAQGENQPWLVAGIRQNG, encoded by the coding sequence ATGAAACGTTTTCTTAGCATCGCCATGGCGCTGTGTATCGGCCTGACGATGAGCCTCGACGCCAATGCCAAACGCTTTGGCGGCGGCAAAAGCGCCGGCGCTGCGCCGACCCACCAGACCAGCCAGATGGCGCCTTCTTCGGCTGCGGGCGGCGCTGCTGCTACCGCAGGTGCTGCCGGTGCCGCTGGCGCTGCGGCCAAGGCCGGCGGTGCTTCGCGCTGGCTCGGCCCTCTCGCCGGTCTCGCGGCCGGTGGCCTGCTGGCCTCCATGTTCATGGGCGGCGGCTTCCAGGGCATGCAGATCTTCGACATCCTGATCATGGCTGTCATCGCCTTCCTGATCTTCCGTTTCATCGCCGCACGTCGCCGCAAGCAACAGGAGCACCTGGCTCCGGCCGGCGCGCCGATGCATCGCGAAACGTTCGAGAACAAGCCGGCCGGCGGTTCGATCTTCGGTGGCTCGGCAGCTCCTGCCGCTCGTCCGGTGATCAACGCTCCCGCCTGGTTCAATGAACAGAACTTCATCGAAGCGGCCCGCAACCACTTCCAGTCGCTGCAGCAGCACTGGGACGCCAACGAAATGGACAAGATCGCCGAGTTCGTGACCCCGCAAATGCTGGAGTTCCTCAAGCGCGAACGTGCCGATCTGGGCGACGGTTTCCAGTCGACCTACATTGATAACCTCAATGTTCAACTGGACGGCGTGGATGATCGTGCGGACAAGACCATCGCCACCCTGACCTTCAGCGGTGTGTCGAAAACCTCGCGTTTCGACCAGGGCGAAGTGTTCAGCGAAAGCTGGAACATGGAGCGTGCACAGGGCGAGAACCAGCCTTGGCTGGTCGCCGGTATCCGCCAGAACGGCTGA
- a CDS encoding CobW family GTP-binding protein yields MLQNIPTHVIAGPLGAGKTSLIKHLLAQRPANERWAVLINEFGQIGLDAALLTQDADGIALGEVAGGCLCCVNGAPFQIGLGRLLRKARPDRLFIEPSGLGHPAQLLRQLSEAPWLGVLAVQPCVLVLDAQALAAGKPLPAAQQEALNSAGLLLLNKSENLDDADRQRIAAQLPARALYWTQQAVLPLSELPGLESQAVVGVDNFVVPKGLAQMPAIWTDPAFPICLSQAQEGGWSIGWRWHPGQIFDIALVAQWLESLAWRRAKLVIHSGGGWVSVNAVDNSVLDWQTSEWRQDSRIELIFSESQDVASLQRDLANCRMG; encoded by the coding sequence ATGTTGCAGAACATCCCCACTCACGTCATTGCCGGCCCGTTGGGCGCCGGCAAGACCAGCCTGATCAAGCACCTGCTGGCGCAGCGGCCGGCGAATGAGCGCTGGGCGGTGCTGATCAACGAGTTCGGCCAGATCGGCCTCGACGCCGCGTTGCTGACCCAGGACGCCGATGGTATCGCACTGGGTGAAGTGGCCGGGGGCTGTTTGTGTTGCGTCAATGGCGCGCCGTTCCAGATCGGCCTCGGGCGGTTGTTGCGCAAGGCGCGGCCGGATCGGCTGTTTATAGAGCCCTCCGGGCTGGGGCATCCTGCCCAGTTGTTGCGGCAGTTGAGCGAGGCGCCATGGCTTGGGGTGTTGGCGGTGCAGCCTTGTGTGCTGGTGCTGGATGCCCAGGCGCTGGCGGCCGGGAAACCGCTGCCGGCGGCGCAACAGGAGGCGTTGAACAGCGCGGGGTTGTTGCTGTTGAACAAGTCAGAAAACCTCGATGACGCTGATCGTCAGCGAATCGCCGCGCAGTTACCGGCGCGCGCCCTGTACTGGACGCAACAAGCGGTCTTGCCATTGAGCGAGTTGCCGGGGCTTGAGAGTCAGGCTGTCGTGGGTGTGGATAACTTCGTCGTCCCTAAGGGATTGGCGCAGATGCCGGCGATCTGGACTGATCCCGCGTTTCCGATTTGCTTGAGCCAGGCACAGGAGGGTGGCTGGAGTATTGGTTGGCGCTGGCATCCGGGTCAGATATTCGATATCGCGCTCGTTGCTCAATGGCTTGAGAGCCTAGCCTGGCGACGGGCGAAGCTGGTTATCCACAGTGGCGGCGGTTGGGTTTCAGTGAATGCGGTGGATAACTCGGTGTTGGATTGGCAGACGAGTGAATGGCGGCAGGATTCGCGAATTGAGCTGATTTTTAGTGAGTCGCAGGATGTTGCGTCGCTGCAAAGAGATTTGGCCAATTGCCGGATGGGTTGA
- a CDS encoding acyl-CoA thioesterase: protein MEPGNAQLSMTVLMTPDMANFSGNVHGGTLLKYLDEVAYACASRYAGRYVVTLSVDQVIFREPIHVGELVTFLASVNYTGNTSMEVGIKVVTENIRERSVRHTNSCFFTMVAVDDQRKPAVVPPLQPQNSEDKRRFIQAQQRRQIRQELEKRYQEIKGDA, encoded by the coding sequence ATGGAACCCGGAAACGCCCAACTGTCGATGACGGTATTGATGACCCCCGACATGGCCAACTTCTCTGGCAATGTCCACGGCGGCACCCTGCTCAAATACCTCGACGAAGTGGCCTACGCCTGCGCCAGCCGTTATGCCGGCCGCTACGTAGTGACCCTGTCGGTGGACCAGGTGATTTTCCGCGAGCCGATCCATGTCGGTGAACTGGTGACCTTCCTGGCTTCGGTCAACTACACCGGCAACACCTCCATGGAGGTGGGCATCAAGGTGGTGACCGAGAACATTCGCGAGCGCTCGGTGCGCCATACCAACAGTTGCTTCTTCACCATGGTCGCGGTGGATGACCAGCGCAAACCGGCCGTCGTCCCGCCGCTGCAACCGCAGAACAGCGAGGACAAGCGCCGGTTTATCCAGGCTCAGCAGCGTCGGCAGATTCGGCAGGAACTGGAAAAGCGGTATCAGGAGATCAAGGGCGACGCCTGA